A genome region from Manihot esculenta cultivar AM560-2 chromosome 5, M.esculenta_v8, whole genome shotgun sequence includes the following:
- the LOC110615946 gene encoding inositol-tetrakisphosphate 1-kinase 3 isoform X1, producing MRLEDEIVPFHRSGKRGEEEYVGGEEEEEVSSIDAGFFPPPPHNALPVQRNVVVGYALTSKKVKSFLQPKLEGLARKKGILFVAIDQNRPLSEQGPFDIVLHKLTGKEWLQILEDYRRTYPEVTILDPPDAIQHLHNRQSMLQCVADMNLSNSYGKVDIPRQLVIKKDAACIPDAVTNAGLMLPIVAKPLVADGSAKSHELSLAYDQNSLQKLEPPLVLQEFVNHGGVLFKVYIVGETIKVVRRFSLPDVCKRELCNSAGVFRFPRVSCAAASADGADLDPGVAELPPQPLLEKLSKELRRRLGLRLFNLDIIREHGTRDQFYVIDINYFPGYGKMPEYEHIFTDFLLSLGHSEYKKRSF from the exons ATGAGGCTGGAGGATGAGATTGTACCGTTTCATAGAAGCGGAAAAAGAGGAGAGGAAGAATATgtaggaggagaagaagaggaggaggtttcttctatAGATGCTGGGTTTTTTCCCCCTCCTCCTCATAATGCTCTTCCTGTCCAGAGAAACGTTGTTGTTGGTTACGCTCTTACCTCCAAGAAAGTTAAGAGCTTCTTGCAGCCAAAGCTCGAGGGTTTAGCTag GAAAAAAGGTATATTATTTGTTGCAATTGATCAAAATAGGCCCCTTTCAGAACAAGGCCCTTTTGACATAGTGTTGCATAAG CTAACTGGAAAGGAGTGGCTACAGATTCTTGAG GACTACAGAAGGACTTATCCAGAAGTCACTATTCTTGATCCTCCAGATGCTATTCAACATTTACACAATCGCCAGTCTATGCTTCAGTGTGTTGCTGATATGAATCTTTCGAACTCCTACG GTAAAGTAGATATTCCCCGGCAATTAGTCATCAAAAAAGATGCAGCATGCATCCCTGATGCAGTCACAAATGCTGGGCTGATGCTACCAATTG TTGCGAAGCCACTAGTTGCAGATGGGAGTGCGAAGTCGCATGAATTATCACTTGCTTATGATCAGAACTCCCTTCAGAAACTCGAACCTCCCCTAGTTCTTCAGGAGTTTGTTAACCATG GAGGTGTTCTCTTCAAAGTTTATATTGTAGGAGAGACTATTAAGGTGGTCCGGAGGTTCTCTTTACCTGATGTCTGTAAACGGGAACTCTGCAATAGTGCAGGTGTCTTCCGTTTTCCACGTGTTTCTTGTGCCGCAGCATCTGCAGATGGtgctgatctggatcctggTGTTGCTG AGCTTCCACCACAACCATTGCTAGAGAAACTTTCAAAGGAACTTCGTCGCCGACTG GGTCTGCGGCTGTTTAATTTGGATATAATCCGAGAGCATGGGACCAGAGATCAATTTTATGTCATTGACATCAACTACTTTCCTG GATATGGGAAAATGCCGGAATACGAGCATATATTTACAGACTTCCTTTTGAGTCTGGGGCATAGTGAATACAAGAAAAGATCCTTCTAG
- the LOC110615946 gene encoding inositol-tetrakisphosphate 1-kinase 3 isoform X3, which produces MLQCVADMNLSNSYGKVDIPRQLVIKKDAACIPDAVTNAGLMLPIVAKPLVADGSAKSHELSLAYDQNSLQKLEPPLVLQEFVNHGGVLFKVYIVGETIKVVRRFSLPDVCKRELCNSAGVFRFPRVSCAAASADGADLDPGVAELPPQPLLEKLSKELRRRLGLRLFNLDIIREHGTRDQFYVIDINYFPGYGKMPEYEHIFTDFLLSLGHSEYKKRSF; this is translated from the exons ATGCTTCAGTGTGTTGCTGATATGAATCTTTCGAACTCCTACG GTAAAGTAGATATTCCCCGGCAATTAGTCATCAAAAAAGATGCAGCATGCATCCCTGATGCAGTCACAAATGCTGGGCTGATGCTACCAATTG TTGCGAAGCCACTAGTTGCAGATGGGAGTGCGAAGTCGCATGAATTATCACTTGCTTATGATCAGAACTCCCTTCAGAAACTCGAACCTCCCCTAGTTCTTCAGGAGTTTGTTAACCATG GAGGTGTTCTCTTCAAAGTTTATATTGTAGGAGAGACTATTAAGGTGGTCCGGAGGTTCTCTTTACCTGATGTCTGTAAACGGGAACTCTGCAATAGTGCAGGTGTCTTCCGTTTTCCACGTGTTTCTTGTGCCGCAGCATCTGCAGATGGtgctgatctggatcctggTGTTGCTG AGCTTCCACCACAACCATTGCTAGAGAAACTTTCAAAGGAACTTCGTCGCCGACTG GGTCTGCGGCTGTTTAATTTGGATATAATCCGAGAGCATGGGACCAGAGATCAATTTTATGTCATTGACATCAACTACTTTCCTG GATATGGGAAAATGCCGGAATACGAGCATATATTTACAGACTTCCTTTTGAGTCTGGGGCATAGTGAATACAAGAAAAGATCCTTCTAG
- the LOC110615946 gene encoding inositol-tetrakisphosphate 1-kinase 3 isoform X2, with protein MRLEDEIVPFHRSGKRGEEEYVGGEEEEEVSSIDAGFFPPPPHNALPVQRNVVVGYALTSKKVKSFLQPKLEGLARKKGILFVAIDQNRPLSEQGPFDIVLHKLTGKEWLQILEDYRRTYPEVTILDPPDAIQHLHNRQSMLQCVADMNLSNSYGKVDIPRQLVIKKDAACIPDAVTNAGLMLPIVAKPLVADGSAKSHELSLAYDQNSLQKLEPPLVLQEFVNHELPPQPLLEKLSKELRRRLGLRLFNLDIIREHGTRDQFYVIDINYFPGYGKMPEYEHIFTDFLLSLGHSEYKKRSF; from the exons ATGAGGCTGGAGGATGAGATTGTACCGTTTCATAGAAGCGGAAAAAGAGGAGAGGAAGAATATgtaggaggagaagaagaggaggaggtttcttctatAGATGCTGGGTTTTTTCCCCCTCCTCCTCATAATGCTCTTCCTGTCCAGAGAAACGTTGTTGTTGGTTACGCTCTTACCTCCAAGAAAGTTAAGAGCTTCTTGCAGCCAAAGCTCGAGGGTTTAGCTag GAAAAAAGGTATATTATTTGTTGCAATTGATCAAAATAGGCCCCTTTCAGAACAAGGCCCTTTTGACATAGTGTTGCATAAG CTAACTGGAAAGGAGTGGCTACAGATTCTTGAG GACTACAGAAGGACTTATCCAGAAGTCACTATTCTTGATCCTCCAGATGCTATTCAACATTTACACAATCGCCAGTCTATGCTTCAGTGTGTTGCTGATATGAATCTTTCGAACTCCTACG GTAAAGTAGATATTCCCCGGCAATTAGTCATCAAAAAAGATGCAGCATGCATCCCTGATGCAGTCACAAATGCTGGGCTGATGCTACCAATTG TTGCGAAGCCACTAGTTGCAGATGGGAGTGCGAAGTCGCATGAATTATCACTTGCTTATGATCAGAACTCCCTTCAGAAACTCGAACCTCCCCTAGTTCTTCAGGAGTTTGTTAACCATG AGCTTCCACCACAACCATTGCTAGAGAAACTTTCAAAGGAACTTCGTCGCCGACTG GGTCTGCGGCTGTTTAATTTGGATATAATCCGAGAGCATGGGACCAGAGATCAATTTTATGTCATTGACATCAACTACTTTCCTG GATATGGGAAAATGCCGGAATACGAGCATATATTTACAGACTTCCTTTTGAGTCTGGGGCATAGTGAATACAAGAAAAGATCCTTCTAG
- the LOC110615988 gene encoding LOW QUALITY PROTEIN: 50S ribosomal protein 6, chloroplastic (The sequence of the model RefSeq protein was modified relative to this genomic sequence to represent the inferred CDS: substituted 1 base at 1 genomic stop codon), whose protein sequence is MSIPSIFGNLTLLLPKSTLSRSPNSQIQLPQLRTGXGGGGGLLIECSSRPRKKATAHRLKTRPRKTRRWDMRRKPAVYSSLFSLPTDLTPVSSYDVDGDGGFATEAALPSAPSLQAPIASG, encoded by the coding sequence ATGTCAATCCCTTCTATATTTGGCAATCTGACCCTCCTGTTACCCAAGTCAACGCTTAGCAGGTCGCCTAATTCTCAGATTCAGCTGCCCCAATTACGCACTGGTTAAGGTGGCGGCGGCGGGCTGCTCATAGAGTGCTCTTCAAGGCCGCGGAAGAAGGCAACTGCTCATCGCCTTAAGACTAGGCCAAGAAAGACTCGGCGATGGGATATGAGGCGCAAACCCGCTGTTTATTCATCTCTATTTTCTCTTCCGACTGATTTGACTCCCGTTTCCTCTTATGATGTCGATGGTGATGGTGGTTTTGCTACTGAGGCTGCTTTGCCTTCTGCTCCTTCCTTACAGGCGCCAATTGCAAGTGGGTAG